A portion of the Streptomyces coeruleoprunus genome contains these proteins:
- a CDS encoding RHS repeat-associated core domain-containing protein has protein sequence MGYTIPEGVDTMLDIVGVGWPNVDEDAYRDMADALREFADDADGDAGAAHAHIQALLSTGGSESLSALDQHWKKVQGKHKDLGKAARTIAGALDRVADIIVARKIAAVGELADLCATVGVTLAFAPLTAGLSTLLAAGKIAATRIAFKKILKEMAEAAVAEIVATLTQPAVAALENIVADLAIQTALNATGVQDGYDTGQTAQAGKDGLQLASAGGGGGAGGGGGPKIDHDAHERAGLHLNTVQVAMRDKTGSKLGKARGHHGRAKGKDSLTAVLDSTIDGVMEKLTKALSDMGEHIGKKLPAALSRSSKTHKNTDLDVRDRIKKINDKDGKTDKDGSGTRGARERGRPRPSLLGNVRERVRDIAMSLLNRRCKTDPVDIATGEMVLAQTDLALPGTLQLVLKRTHISSYRYGHSFGPSWACTLDERLEPGGTGVAWAREDGSVLVYPAMPSEDGQEVLPLEGDRIPLRFEARGALGDVTYAATDPHAGLTRRFTGSPYKAGGQYWLTEIEDRNGNAFRVARDDDGVPTMVVHEGGYRVAVTTDQATGRVTALEVLTPDGPAKVAAFGYDSQGNLEAISNFDGPAMVFSYDADHQITSWTDRNGHTYQYVYDAAGRVVRTIGPDGALSSSFSYDTENRITYFTDSTGAVTTTRLNELGQVIAETDSLGNTVLRQWDRYDNLLSRTDPLGNTAGFTWDDRGNLTVIRQPDGSTSTMDYNELNLPVRSTGPDGTTWWQDYDERGNRLSLTAPDNSTSHYRIGAHGEVTERIDPTGVGERLTYDRAGVPLTLTDPLGHQYKVERDAFGRPVRMTDPAGAVTRMQWTPQGWLSHCVRPDGTEESWSWDDEGNCLAHTDPRGDTTRFEYTHFALLAARTGADGARYEFGYDTELRLTEVRNPQGLTWTYTYDAVGNLTSETDFDGRTHTYTYDAAGRLTARTTPLGEHITLTYDASGRVISKDAAGHTTHYTYDATGELLAATSPTSTVTWERDTNGRVIAETVDGRTIRFAYDAAGRTTRRTTPTGVISEFTYDTAGNRTTLNTGGHLLAFTRDPRGRERTRTVGTGPTPLTLTSDWDQAGRLTSHTVTCGDQALRARSYTYRADGFLTKITDAVAGTAKHFDLDPVGRPLRVTAENWSETYAYDRVGNQTEGSWPNQARRTDERGARTYEGTRLLTAGTVRCTYDAAGRTIARHKTRLSRKPDIWQYTWDAEDRLIACRTPDGTLWRYTYDPLGRRTAKHHMADDGTVIHSVHFTWDGTTLVEQTDTTLHTTLTWDYHGRTPLSQLERRTGLQPPSPTDAEVDSRFFAIVSDLIGTPTELVDETGQIAWQSRTTVWGTTSWNRTALAYTPLRFPGQYDDAETGLYYNCFRYYDPTVGRYISPDPLGLDAAPNPVAYVLNPHMWMDPEGLIARGCTENGGWYSGLTPANLKNADGSRRTDVNMEINHIPAKNSYAHLDEPGFRTNKDGGGAGMGPAIRMEYDDHRIMTSTGSSAESVKWRAKQRALIDAGRWDKAMMMDIDEIRANFGTKYDQHIKDMIDSLKNNRKFQKMLEKRGWTIDYDILK, from the coding sequence GTGGGTTACACGATCCCTGAGGGTGTCGACACGATGCTGGACATCGTCGGGGTGGGGTGGCCCAACGTCGACGAGGATGCCTACCGGGACATGGCCGACGCGTTGCGGGAGTTCGCGGACGACGCGGACGGTGACGCAGGCGCTGCGCACGCGCATATCCAGGCGTTGTTGTCGACCGGTGGCAGTGAGTCGCTGTCCGCGCTGGATCAGCACTGGAAGAAGGTTCAGGGCAAGCACAAGGACCTGGGGAAGGCTGCCCGGACCATCGCGGGTGCGCTGGACCGGGTCGCGGACATCATCGTCGCGCGCAAGATCGCCGCCGTCGGTGAACTGGCAGACTTGTGCGCGACCGTGGGCGTCACCCTGGCGTTCGCGCCGCTGACCGCCGGCCTGTCGACGCTGCTGGCCGCGGGGAAGATCGCTGCGACCCGTATCGCGTTCAAGAAGATCCTGAAGGAGATGGCCGAGGCGGCCGTCGCCGAGATCGTCGCCACCCTCACGCAACCGGCGGTGGCCGCGTTGGAGAACATCGTCGCGGATCTGGCCATCCAGACGGCTCTGAACGCCACTGGTGTGCAGGACGGCTACGACACGGGCCAGACGGCGCAGGCCGGTAAGGACGGCCTGCAGCTCGCCTCCGCCGGGGGTGGCGGGGGAGCAGGTGGCGGGGGCGGGCCGAAGATCGACCATGACGCCCACGAACGCGCCGGGCTGCACCTGAACACCGTGCAGGTTGCCATGCGCGACAAGACCGGCAGCAAGCTCGGCAAGGCCAGGGGGCACCACGGGCGTGCCAAGGGCAAGGACTCTTTGACCGCGGTCCTGGACAGCACCATCGACGGCGTCATGGAGAAGCTCACCAAGGCGCTGAGCGACATGGGCGAGCACATCGGCAAGAAACTGCCCGCAGCCCTCAGCCGCAGTTCGAAAACTCACAAGAACACCGACCTCGACGTCCGCGACCGCATCAAGAAGATCAACGACAAGGACGGCAAGACCGACAAGGACGGCTCCGGTACACGCGGCGCCCGGGAACGTGGGCGCCCACGACCTTCGCTGCTGGGTAACGTCCGGGAACGGGTCCGCGACATCGCGATGTCGCTGTTGAACCGGCGGTGCAAGACCGACCCCGTCGACATCGCGACCGGGGAGATGGTGCTCGCCCAGACCGATCTCGCCCTCCCCGGCACTCTTCAACTGGTACTGAAGCGCACTCACATCTCCAGCTACCGCTACGGCCACAGCTTCGGCCCCAGCTGGGCCTGCACACTCGACGAACGGCTGGAACCGGGCGGGACGGGCGTGGCATGGGCCCGGGAGGACGGCTCTGTCCTGGTCTACCCCGCAATGCCGTCGGAGGACGGGCAGGAGGTCCTGCCGCTGGAGGGCGACAGGATCCCTCTGCGCTTCGAGGCGCGCGGCGCTCTTGGTGACGTGACGTACGCGGCCACCGATCCGCACGCGGGCCTGACGCGGCGCTTCACCGGCAGCCCGTACAAGGCCGGCGGGCAGTACTGGCTGACGGAGATTGAGGACCGCAACGGCAACGCTTTCCGTGTCGCCCGTGACGACGACGGCGTGCCAACGATGGTGGTCCACGAGGGCGGTTACCGCGTGGCGGTGACGACAGACCAGGCCACGGGTCGAGTGACCGCGCTGGAGGTTCTTACGCCGGACGGCCCCGCCAAGGTGGCGGCCTTCGGCTACGACAGCCAGGGAAACCTCGAGGCCATCAGCAACTTCGACGGGCCTGCGATGGTGTTCTCCTACGACGCCGATCACCAGATCACCTCGTGGACGGACCGCAACGGTCACACCTACCAGTACGTGTACGACGCCGCGGGCCGCGTAGTGCGGACAATTGGGCCGGACGGTGCTTTGTCGTCGTCGTTCTCCTATGACACGGAGAACCGGATCACCTACTTCACCGACTCCACCGGAGCGGTCACCACCACCCGGCTGAACGAGCTCGGACAAGTGATCGCGGAGACCGATTCCCTCGGCAACACGGTGCTGCGCCAGTGGGACCGGTACGACAACCTCCTGTCGCGCACGGACCCGCTCGGCAACACCGCGGGATTCACCTGGGACGACCGCGGCAACCTCACCGTGATCCGGCAGCCGGACGGCTCCACGTCGACCATGGACTACAACGAGCTCAACCTGCCCGTGCGGTCGACCGGCCCCGACGGCACGACGTGGTGGCAGGACTACGACGAGCGCGGCAACCGCCTCTCCCTCACCGCACCCGACAACAGCACCTCGCACTACCGCATCGGCGCCCACGGTGAGGTCACCGAGCGGATAGACCCCACAGGAGTAGGGGAACGCCTCACCTACGACCGCGCGGGAGTCCCTCTCACTCTCACCGACCCCCTCGGCCACCAGTACAAGGTCGAGCGCGACGCATTCGGCCGGCCGGTACGGATGACCGACCCCGCCGGAGCGGTCACGCGCATGCAGTGGACCCCGCAAGGCTGGCTCTCCCACTGCGTGCGCCCCGACGGTACCGAGGAGTCCTGGAGCTGGGACGACGAAGGCAACTGCCTGGCCCACACGGACCCACGGGGCGACACGACCCGATTCGAGTACACCCACTTCGCCCTGCTCGCGGCACGTACCGGCGCGGACGGGGCACGCTACGAATTCGGCTACGACACCGAACTCCGGCTCACCGAGGTCCGCAATCCCCAGGGACTGACCTGGACCTACACCTACGACGCCGTCGGCAACCTCACCTCCGAGACCGACTTCGACGGCCGCACCCACACCTACACCTACGACGCCGCCGGCCGCCTGACGGCCCGCACCACGCCGCTCGGCGAACACATCACGCTCACCTACGACGCCAGCGGCCGGGTCATCTCCAAAGACGCAGCCGGGCATACCACTCACTACACCTACGACGCCACCGGCGAACTGCTTGCCGCCACCTCACCCACCTCCACCGTGACGTGGGAACGCGACACCAACGGACGCGTGATCGCCGAGACCGTCGACGGGCGCACCATACGCTTCGCCTACGACGCCGCAGGGCGGACCACCCGCCGCACCACCCCCACCGGAGTCATATCGGAGTTCACCTACGACACAGCCGGAAACCGCACCACACTCAACACCGGTGGCCATCTGCTGGCCTTCACCCGCGACCCCAGGGGTCGCGAACGCACCCGCACCGTAGGGACCGGCCCCACGCCGCTGACCCTCACCTCCGACTGGGACCAGGCCGGACGTCTCACCTCCCACACGGTGACCTGCGGCGACCAGGCGCTGCGTGCCCGCTCCTACACCTACCGGGCGGACGGCTTCCTCACGAAGATCACCGACGCTGTGGCCGGGACAGCCAAGCACTTCGACCTCGACCCGGTCGGCCGTCCCCTGCGCGTCACGGCGGAGAACTGGTCGGAGACCTACGCCTACGACCGCGTCGGCAACCAGACAGAGGGCAGTTGGCCCAACCAGGCCCGCCGCACCGACGAACGAGGAGCACGCACTTACGAAGGCACCAGGCTCCTGACCGCCGGCACCGTCCGGTGCACCTACGATGCCGCCGGACGCACCATCGCCCGGCACAAGACCCGTCTGTCGCGCAAGCCCGACATCTGGCAGTACACCTGGGACGCCGAAGACCGGCTGATAGCCTGCCGCACCCCCGACGGCACACTCTGGCGCTACACCTACGACCCCCTCGGCCGACGGACCGCGAAGCACCACATGGCCGACGACGGCACCGTCATCCACTCCGTCCACTTCACCTGGGACGGCACCACCCTCGTCGAGCAGACCGACACGACCCTCCACACCACGCTCACCTGGGACTACCACGGACGCACCCCGCTGAGCCAGCTGGAACGCCGCACAGGCCTCCAGCCGCCGTCACCGACGGACGCCGAGGTCGACTCCCGGTTCTTCGCCATCGTCTCCGACCTGATCGGCACTCCCACCGAACTGGTCGACGAGACTGGACAGATCGCCTGGCAGAGCCGGACGACCGTGTGGGGGACCACCTCGTGGAACCGCACGGCCCTCGCCTACACACCCCTGAGGTTCCCCGGCCAGTACGACGACGCGGAGACCGGCCTCTACTACAACTGCTTCCGCTACTACGACCCCACGGTCGGCCGATACATCAGCCCCGACCCCCTCGGCCTCGACGCCGCCCCCAACCCCGTCGCCTACGTCCTCAACCCACACATGTGGATGGACCCCGAAGGGCTGATCGCCAGGGGCTGCACGGAGAACGGCGGCTGGTACAGCGGCCTTACGCCCGCCAACCTCAAGAACGCCGACGGATCCCGCCGCACCGACGTCAACATGGAGATCAACCACATCCCCGCCAAGAACTCCTATGCCCACCTCGACGAGCCCGGGTTCAGGACCAACAAGGACGGCGGAGGCGCCGGGATGGGGCCGGCGATCCGCATGGAATACGACGACCACCGCATAATGACCAGCACCGGATCCAGTGCTGAGTCAGTCAAGTGGCGCGCGAAGCAGCGTGCACTCATCGACGCCGGCCGCTGGGACAAGGCGATGATGATGGACATCGACGAGATTCGGGCGAATTTCGGCACAAAATACGACCAGCACATCAAGGACATGATCGACAGCCTCAAGAACAACAGGAAGTTCCAGAAGATGCTGGAGAAACGCGGCTGGACGATCGATTACGACATCCTGAAGTAG
- a CDS encoding lamin tail domain-containing protein, with translation MLRTRSIALATAAAAVASIVLMPSTAQAAGSVHLYKIYYDSPGTDRGANSSLNAEWVQVRNTTGAAVNLRGWTLRDAAGHVYTFGAYTLAKGATVTVRTGKGTNTSTNRYWGRTWYVWNNDKDAATLKRANGTVADTCSYNSTAYDYKLC, from the coding sequence GTGCTCCGAACCCGTTCCATCGCTCTTGCCACGGCGGCCGCCGCCGTGGCCAGCATCGTGCTGATGCCGTCAACCGCTCAGGCGGCCGGCTCGGTCCACCTCTACAAGATCTACTACGACAGCCCTGGCACCGACCGCGGCGCCAACTCCAGCTTGAACGCCGAGTGGGTGCAGGTTCGGAACACCACCGGCGCGGCGGTGAACCTGCGGGGGTGGACGCTGCGGGATGCCGCCGGCCACGTGTACACCTTCGGCGCGTACACCCTGGCCAAGGGCGCCACGGTGACGGTCCGCACCGGCAAGGGCACCAACACGTCCACGAACCGGTACTGGGGCCGCACCTGGTACGTGTGGAACAACGACAAGGACGCGGCCACCCTGAAGCGCGCCAATGGCACGGTCGCGGACACCTGCTCGTACAACTCGACGGCGTACGACTACAAGCTCTGCTGA
- a CDS encoding HNH endonuclease family protein codes for MNSRIRALLTAAATAAVLGAVLPSSTVSAAGVPLQDAIAAMRVEAEVRDGYDRKREFGDWIDADRDGCNTRAEVLLEEAVDEPTRTGRCTLSGGRWYSYYDNKYVTLPDDIIDIDHMVPLAEAWDSGARNWDKAKRVAYANHLDDPVHLVAVTGRSNRQKADKDPFEWMPYEQARCRYITEWVHIKRAWDLSVDERERNVLVDYAAKCPNVPISTTTADRRTL; via the coding sequence ATGAACAGCAGGATCAGGGCTCTTCTCACCGCGGCCGCGACCGCCGCCGTGCTCGGGGCGGTGCTGCCGTCGAGCACCGTGTCGGCGGCCGGCGTGCCGCTGCAGGACGCCATCGCCGCTATGCGCGTCGAGGCAGAGGTCCGAGACGGCTACGACCGCAAGCGGGAGTTCGGGGACTGGATTGACGCCGACAGGGACGGCTGCAACACGCGTGCCGAGGTTCTCCTGGAGGAGGCCGTCGACGAGCCGACCCGCACGGGCCGGTGCACCCTCAGCGGCGGCCGCTGGTATTCCTACTACGACAACAAGTACGTGACGCTGCCTGACGACATCATCGACATCGACCATATGGTCCCGCTCGCCGAGGCGTGGGACAGCGGGGCTCGCAACTGGGACAAGGCCAAGCGCGTCGCCTACGCCAACCATCTGGACGACCCGGTTCACTTGGTCGCGGTCACCGGGCGCAGCAACCGGCAGAAGGCGGACAAGGACCCCTTCGAGTGGATGCCGTACGAGCAGGCCCGCTGCCGCTACATCACCGAATGGGTCCACATCAAGCGCGCCTGGGACCTGTCCGTCGACGAGCGGGAGAGGAACGTGCTCGTCGACTACGCGGCCAAGTGCCCCAACGTCCCCATCAGCACCACCACCGCCGACCGGCGCACGCTGTGA